GTCTATAATTACTCTTATGTAGTAATTCCCAGGGGTAATGTTGGTGGGTATTGTGAATTTGGGATCTGGGTGCATGTTTTCACCACCCCCAAGATTAGTAACCCGTATTTTACCAAGGAAGATACTGTTCTTGGAACTCTTTTCAGGTGTTAACTGGAAGGTGACATTGAAACCACCAGTAGATAAAATTCCATTATTTTTTAAGGTGGTATCGATGGTTACTTCATTACCTCTCACACCACTTGAGGGGACTGTTACATTGGTGATGACTAAATCTTTAAACAAACCAGTGCCATTAAAGGCTATTATTAAAAAAACCAGTATAAATGCGATTATCAGAATTAAAGACTGTTTTTTCCAATTATCAAGGATACTTCCCGAAGACGATCCAGAAGAAGATTTGGAAGGTTTATCAATTTTATCATATTTTTCGGGTTTTTTGGACTCATCACGCTTTTTATCCGATGTTTCATTAGGAAATGTTGGTTGTTTTTCATTTTTTAATTCTAATTCTCCTCCACATGTGCACTGAAAGTCTGAAGGTTCTTCATCTGGTTGTAGTTGATATTCTTTCCCACATTCTGAACATTGGACTTTCATGATCCATCCCTCAAAATCCTAAAAAGTATGATTTGTTGTTATTTTTTTACTTAATATAAATTTTTTGTCAATTGAATATATTTCCTACTGGAAAAATAACATTCAGAACCATCAAAACTTTAAAATCATCATTAATCCCATTATTAATCAAAATTCCATTTATTGAGTACAGGTTCAACCATGCTATCATAGGGACATGTTAAAATGAGATCTCTCATGAAAATCACTGGCTAATAACTGATGGATTTCTTTCTTGGTATTCATCCACTGAAATTTCTACATAACTTATTAAAGTTAGAACAGAATAAACCATTATATCTCTTTGAATGGTTTCAATTAAAATATTAATCAGATAACATCAATTCACAGATAAAATCACCAAACAAAGTCACATATAAAATCTTTCATCACCATGCTTTGGTATGTTTGTTCTGTTCATCAAAAAATTATTAAAGAATTCAAAACTCAGTTATCCTGCAAAAAGGGATTCACATGGATTTATCGATTATTATTGTAAACTACCAGACCTATGATCTTACCAAACAGACCATAGAATCTGTAATAAACAAAGAACATCCATTCACCTATGAAATCTACTTGGTTGATGATGCCTCACAGGATGGTAGTCTGGAAAAGTTACAGCAGGATTTTAAAGAAGAAAATGCAGACGGGTTAATCAAATTCATTGCCAGCCCTGAAAACAAAGGATTTGCTCATGCAAACAATTTAGCCCTTAAACAAACCAAAGCCAGATACGTATTACTTTTAAACTCAGATACAGTGATCTTTAACGACTGCCTGGCTAAGTGCTTGAAATTCATTGAAGAAGATGAAAGTATCGGTGCATTGGGATGTAAAGTTCTTTTGGCTGATGGTAACCTGGATAAAGCCTGTAGAAGGAGTTTTCCCACATTCAGTGTTTCTGCATATCGCATGCTGGGCCTGTCACACTTTTTCCCTAAAAGTAAACGCTTTGGTAAGTACAACCTCACCTACCTTGACAAGAACCAAACTTATGAAGTTGATTGTTTAACTGGTGCATTCATGCTGGTTAGATCTAAAGCCATACACTCGGTGGGCCTTCTTGATGAGGAATTTTTCATGTACGGTGAGGATGTTGACTGGTGCTATCGTATAAAGGCTGATGGTTGGAAGATCGTGTATTATGCTGGTGCAGAAGTTGTACATTATAAGGGTGGGAGTAAAAAGCGCCCAGAAAAATCGAAACTCACCCATGAATTTTATCGGGCAATGTACCTTTTTTACAATAAACATTACAAGGACACCTACCCCTGGATCATAACTGGTATAACCTACAGTGGAATTGGTGTTATGTATGGATTAAAATACCTTAAAAATTTTTTAGAAAGATAATCGGTTAATTAATTTAATATTCCTTCATTAATTTAATATTCTTTATGAACTTAAAATTGCTTTAACTAATTTAAAACATTTTCCTGATAGCTTAGTTGATGCTAGGATGTTCTAAAGCACAACAATTATATTCCCTTTTATGTATTGTGTTATAATTGCGTAAATAAGGGCCGGATACTTAGATTTGTCATGTGATCCCTTTAAGATACCATGAAATAGGGAATTAACAGATTTACGGCGAGATATATCCTGGTTATCCATTTCATCACGTATAAGTTCTATGGAATTGCCGTTTATGTATCCCTGTCCTGTAACGTAAACCGGGCCAACTGCTTGGATAATGGCGTCTACAGCATCAGGATTGATGGTTATCACAAAATTTGTCTTTATTCCTGTACTATATTCCAGTGCCTCACTTGCCAATTTAGCCCCTGCCTGAGTATCACCCTCCCAAAAACAATCATGCAAATAATAATGACTAGGATCGATTTTATATTGCATAAGGTGTTCTTGCAGGTCCTGTGGAGGCGTGGCTGTGGGGTGATATATATGTCCAGGGAATATAGGTTCAAAACTGTTTACATGCCAGTTTTTAATTTTTAAAATAACAATGGCATCAACTCCACCCACACCTGCCTTTGATTCTGATGGATCCACACATAGGATTAATATGTTCATTTCCCCGGTGTTTGTGTTAA
The window above is part of the Methanobacterium petrolearium genome. Proteins encoded here:
- a CDS encoding glycosyltransferase family 2 protein encodes the protein MDLSIIIVNYQTYDLTKQTIESVINKEHPFTYEIYLVDDASQDGSLEKLQQDFKEENADGLIKFIASPENKGFAHANNLALKQTKARYVLLLNSDTVIFNDCLAKCLKFIEEDESIGALGCKVLLADGNLDKACRRSFPTFSVSAYRMLGLSHFFPKSKRFGKYNLTYLDKNQTYEVDCLTGAFMLVRSKAIHSVGLLDEEFFMYGEDVDWCYRIKADGWKIVYYAGAEVVHYKGGSKKRPEKSKLTHEFYRAMYLFYNKHYKDTYPWIITGITYSGIGVMYGLKYLKNFLER
- a CDS encoding CARDB domain-containing protein; translated protein: MKVQCSECGKEYQLQPDEEPSDFQCTCGGELELKNEKQPTFPNETSDKKRDESKKPEKYDKIDKPSKSSSGSSSGSILDNWKKQSLILIIAFILVFLIIAFNGTGLFKDLVITNVTVPSSGVRGNEVTIDTTLKNNGILSTGGFNVTFQLTPEKSSKNSIFLGKIRVTNLGGGENMHPDPKFTIPTNITPGNYYIRVIIDSDKEIFESDENNNEIYSSKQITVTL
- a CDS encoding DUF4012 domain-containing protein, with amino-acid sequence MVKKKTFITIVVLLILVSGFIFTTYEHLQAKEVNTNTGEMNILILCVDPSESKAGVGGVDAIVILKIKNWHVNSFEPIFPGHIYHPTATPPQDLQEHLMQYKIDPSHYYLHDCFWEGDTQAGAKLASEALEYSTGIKTNFVITINPDAVDAIIQAVGPVYVTGQGYINGNSIELIRDEMDNQDISRRKSVNSLFHGILKGSHDKSKYPALIYAIITQYIKGNIIVVL